The Desulfonatronum thiosulfatophilum DNA segment ATCAATCTGCGGATTTCCCGGCTCAGGTCCAGGTTGATCTCTTCAATCGCGGAAATCTGTTGAACGATGGAGTCCCGGCGGTGCTGCAATTCCAGATACGATTTCCAGCCATCATCGTGGCCGAAAAGCTTCCAGGAGAGGACAATATTCAGAAGAAGAAGGAATGTGAAGAGTATCCGA contains these protein-coding regions:
- a CDS encoding FtsB family cell division protein, producing the protein MSWIRILFTFLLLLNIVLSWKLFGHDDGWKSYLELQHRRDSIVQQISAIEEINLDLSREIRRLITDHEYVASVIRMEMHYLQPNEVLYIPQNDTFRRLP